The genomic region ATGGCTCCGCACCTCAATGGGGGGCGGACGGCGCTCCCTCGCCCCGCGCTGCCGCCGCAGCCGCTTCGTTGCGTTCCTTGCTCCGCCGCGACCAGATGTTGAGCATCTCGACTCCGGCCGAGAAGGCCATCGCCGCGTAGATATAGCCCTTAGGAATGTGCGCGCCGAAGCCCTCGGCGATCAGCACCATGCCGATCATCAGCAGGAAGCCGAGCGCCAGCATCACCACCGTGGGATTGGCGTTGATGAAATTGGCGAGGGGAGTAGCGGCGAGCAGCATCACGCTCACCGCCACGATCACGGCGACATACATGATCTCGACATGCTCGGTCATCCCGACGGCGGTGAGGATCGAATCGATCGAGAAGACGATGTCGAGCAGCAGGATCTGGACGATCGCCGAGCCGAAGTTCATCGCCACCGCCTGCTTCTTGTCGAGCAGATCGTCGCTTTCGTGGACGTCCACCGAGTGATGGATTTCCTTCGTGGCCTTCCACACCAGGAACAGGCCACCGGCGATCAGGATCAGGTCGCGCCACGAGAACGCCGTTTCGAACGCCGGTTCGCCATGTTCGCCCAGCGGCCCGGTGATGCCGAGATCGAAGACCGGCGCCACCAGCCCGACGATCCAGGCGATCATCGTCAGCAGCGCAAGCCGCATCACCAGAGCCAGGCCGATGCCGATCTTCCGCGCCTTTTCGCGCTGATTCTCGGGAAGCTTGTTGGAAAGAATCGAAATGAAGATCAGGTTGTCGATGCCGAGCACGACCTCCATCACGATGAGAGTGACAAGCGCGGCCCATGCGGCCGGGCTGGCGAGCAGCTCGAGAATCCCTTCCATGATTCGCCTGTGCCGCGAGACTGCGCGTGGTGCAAGCGCCTGACGCAGCGGGGGCTTGCCCAAATCAAGTCGGAATTCGTTCGCGCCATGTCCGAAAATGGGCTATGGGGACTCCTAAGGCACTTTTGGATTCGGTGCTCGGAGACCTGCGTTTTTCGTCCGGCGCTTGGGTTTTTGTTGGTGCAAGGGACGAAACCGGGAAGACGAACAGGGCAATGAGTTTTGATCGAGGGCGCC from Sphingosinithalassobacter sp. CS137 harbors:
- a CDS encoding TerC family protein — its product is MEGILELLASPAAWAALVTLIVMEVVLGIDNLIFISILSNKLPENQREKARKIGIGLALVMRLALLTMIAWIVGLVAPVFDLGITGPLGEHGEPAFETAFSWRDLILIAGGLFLVWKATKEIHHSVDVHESDDLLDKKQAVAMNFGSAIVQILLLDIVFSIDSILTAVGMTEHVEIMYVAVIVAVSVMLLAATPLANFINANPTVVMLALGFLLMIGMVLIAEGFGAHIPKGYIYAAMAFSAGVEMLNIWSRRSKERNEAAAAAARGEGAPSAPH